A single region of the Enterococcus mundtii genome encodes:
- a CDS encoding GntR family transcriptional regulator, with protein MIPKYEQIKQELLAEIKNHLFVPGDKFYSEADIKKKYSVSSITAVKALNELTTAGYLYRVQGKGTFVSKSKVSQSVKFSDIELHSLDKEKVKVVSIEEAQEPEILEELGLPKNGSYYRIKRVRYFEDIPFLVHITHLPKRLVKEPISKDLSQYSSIYERVRKDFGIDLFSLSSVETNEIVFPDDPELLNLLKLSFREPVVKQVKHSFLADRSVAEYIISYKHWKYFKTKIEVEAE; from the coding sequence GTGATTCCCAAATATGAACAAATTAAGCAAGAATTATTAGCTGAAATCAAAAATCATTTATTTGTTCCTGGAGATAAGTTTTACTCAGAAGCAGATATCAAGAAAAAATATTCTGTCAGCTCGATCACAGCCGTTAAAGCATTGAATGAGCTTACAACCGCTGGCTATCTCTATCGCGTCCAAGGGAAAGGGACCTTTGTTTCTAAATCAAAAGTCTCTCAATCAGTCAAATTCTCAGATATCGAATTACATTCATTAGATAAAGAGAAGGTCAAGGTCGTTTCGATAGAAGAAGCGCAAGAACCTGAAATTTTAGAAGAACTTGGACTACCAAAAAATGGTTCTTATTATCGCATCAAACGAGTGCGATATTTTGAGGATATCCCTTTCCTTGTGCATATCACTCATCTGCCAAAACGTTTGGTCAAGGAACCTATTAGTAAAGACTTATCTCAATACTCCAGTATCTACGAGAGAGTGAGAAAAGATTTTGGGATCGACCTCTTCTCTCTTTCATCTGTTGAGACGAATGAAATTGTCTTTCCCGATGATCCAGAATTATTGAACTTGTTAAAGTTAAGCTTTCGCGAACCAGTCGTCAAACAAGTCAAGCATTCTTTTCTTGCCGATCGAAGCGTAGCCGAATATATCATTAGTTATAAGCACTGGAAATATTTCAAAACAAAAATCGAAGTAGAAGCAGAATAA
- a CDS encoding glycoside hydrolase family 35 protein: protein MQTFEIKEDFLLDGQPIKLISGAIHYFRLPQSQWEDSLYNLKALGANTVETYIPWNIHEPKEGQFNFEGMNDFTAFVALAQQLSLMVILRPSVYICAEWEFGGLPAWLLKEPGIRLRSTDERFMTKVKKYYDVLLPKILPLQISNGGPVIMIQIENEYGSYGMEKAYLRETKQLLENAGITVPLFTSDGAWNEVLDAGTLIEDDVFVTGNFGSHSKENSAVLQTFFEKHGKKWPLMCMEYWDGWFNRWGEPIIKRDAQDLANEVKDMLEVGSLNLYMFHGGTNFGFYNGCSARGNTDLPQLTSYDYDALLTETGEPTEKYYAVQQAIKEVCPDVWQAEPRTKQLESLGSYPIDTSVSLLNTKETLAKAVPTAYPMTMEQVSNGYGYVLYSLALKNYHHENKVRIIEASDRVSVYVDETYQLTQDQTTIGEEFMIQGKTENEEIQLDVLVENHGRVNYGSKLNNPTQTKGIRGGIMQDIHFHQGYLHYPLPLSAEQLQLIDYQAGKNPAHPSFYHVSFDVAEPIDTYIDCSNYGKGVIFVNGINLGRYWNRGPIYSLYCPKDFLKKGENEVVIFETEGVEIHSLDFLAEPKVEQSV, encoded by the coding sequence ATGCAAACTTTTGAAATAAAAGAAGACTTTCTTTTAGATGGGCAGCCAATTAAATTGATCAGTGGCGCCATCCACTATTTCCGTCTTCCTCAATCGCAATGGGAAGATAGCTTATATAACTTGAAAGCATTAGGCGCAAATACTGTCGAAACCTATATCCCTTGGAATATCCATGAACCCAAAGAAGGACAATTCAACTTCGAAGGAATGAATGATTTCACTGCTTTTGTTGCACTTGCTCAACAACTTAGCTTGATGGTTATTTTACGCCCTTCTGTATATATTTGTGCAGAATGGGAGTTTGGCGGTCTACCCGCTTGGTTGTTAAAAGAACCAGGTATTCGTTTGCGGTCGACGGATGAACGATTTATGACAAAAGTCAAAAAATACTATGATGTCTTACTGCCCAAGATCCTCCCTTTACAAATTTCAAACGGTGGCCCTGTTATCATGATCCAAATCGAGAATGAATATGGTTCTTATGGGATGGAAAAAGCGTATCTACGTGAAACGAAACAACTACTAGAGAATGCCGGCATCACTGTTCCTCTATTTACTTCCGATGGCGCTTGGAATGAAGTATTGGATGCTGGAACGCTGATTGAAGATGATGTATTCGTCACTGGTAATTTTGGTAGTCATTCTAAAGAGAATAGTGCGGTCTTGCAAACCTTTTTTGAGAAACATGGGAAAAAATGGCCCTTGATGTGTATGGAATATTGGGATGGTTGGTTTAATCGCTGGGGCGAGCCGATCATCAAACGAGATGCTCAAGACCTAGCGAATGAAGTCAAAGATATGTTAGAAGTCGGTTCTTTGAATCTGTACATGTTCCATGGAGGCACCAATTTTGGTTTTTATAATGGCTGTTCCGCACGTGGAAATACCGATTTACCACAATTGACAAGCTATGACTACGATGCGTTACTCACTGAAACGGGTGAACCTACAGAAAAATATTATGCTGTCCAACAAGCAATCAAAGAAGTTTGCCCCGACGTATGGCAAGCAGAACCACGTACAAAACAATTAGAGTCTCTTGGTAGTTACCCAATTGATACTAGCGTTTCTTTACTAAACACAAAAGAAACACTAGCAAAAGCGGTACCTACCGCATATCCTATGACGATGGAACAAGTCAGTAATGGGTATGGTTACGTCTTATATTCTTTGGCATTGAAAAACTATCACCATGAAAACAAAGTGCGGATCATCGAAGCAAGTGATCGAGTTTCTGTTTATGTGGACGAAACCTATCAATTGACGCAAGACCAAACAACGATCGGTGAAGAGTTCATGATCCAAGGAAAGACAGAAAATGAAGAAATCCAATTAGATGTACTAGTAGAAAATCATGGAAGAGTCAATTATGGCTCAAAATTGAATAACCCGACCCAAACAAAAGGGATTCGTGGCGGAATCATGCAAGATATCCATTTCCATCAAGGCTATCTACATTATCCTTTGCCACTATCAGCCGAGCAACTTCAGCTGATCGACTATCAAGCTGGCAAAAATCCAGCTCATCCTTCGTTTTATCACGTATCATTTGATGTAGCCGAGCCGATAGATACGTATATCGATTGTTCCAACTATGGTAAAGGAGTGATTTTTGTCAATGGGATCAACCTTGGCCGCTATTGGAATCGTGGACCGATCTATTCACTTTATTGTCCAAAAGATTTCCTTAAAAAAGGGGAAAATGAAGTGGTGATTTTCGAAACAGAAGGCGTCGAGATCCACTCTTTAGATTTTCTCGCAGAACCGAAAGTTGAGCAAAGTGTTTGA
- a CDS encoding MgtC/SapB family protein, whose translation MEDMVLSIPEIIIRLSIALLFGGAIGFERQYKNRPAGMRTHILVCMGACIIALIQVEIASGALRNALEYPELVGTLRSDEARLIAQVVSGVGFLGAGTIIVTKQSVTGLTTAASLWAIAGLGIAIGMGFYAIALTSFVGIVFALTVVKRIIHVPTTKKLVIQFIHRKETKDFLNDYFEKRNITIEDVNFDVKFVDDYRIYKNVYTIDLPKGLTYAEVIEELSTYKNITNLHLVSLST comes from the coding sequence ATGGAGGATATGGTTTTATCCATACCAGAAATTATTATACGATTGAGTATCGCATTGCTTTTTGGCGGAGCAATTGGTTTTGAGCGACAATATAAAAACCGTCCAGCAGGGATGCGTACACATATTTTGGTTTGTATGGGGGCTTGTATTATTGCCTTGATCCAAGTGGAAATTGCCAGTGGTGCGTTGAGAAATGCATTAGAGTATCCTGAATTAGTTGGGACCCTCCGTTCAGATGAAGCTCGCTTGATTGCACAAGTTGTCAGTGGCGTCGGCTTTTTAGGAGCAGGTACGATCATTGTTACGAAACAATCAGTGACTGGGTTAACGACCGCAGCCTCACTTTGGGCAATCGCAGGATTGGGTATTGCAATCGGAATGGGTTTTTATGCCATTGCACTCACTAGTTTCGTCGGTATTGTGTTTGCATTGACTGTAGTGAAGCGCATCATCCATGTACCAACAACGAAAAAATTAGTGATCCAATTTATTCATCGAAAAGAAACCAAGGATTTCTTGAATGATTATTTTGAAAAAAGAAACATTACGATCGAGGATGTCAATTTTGATGTAAAATTTGTGGATGATTACCGTATTTATAAAAATGTTTATACGATCGATTTACCAAAAGGATTGACGTATGCAGAAGTGATCGAAGAATTATCCACGTATAAAAATATTACTAACTTACATCTGGTTAGTTTATCTACCTAA
- a CDS encoding MFS transporter yields MEMNKQTPLSKSLILLLAITCGVVVANMYYIQPIGTKVAANLSVNTSAVGLLTMLTQLGYALGLLFLVPLGDVVDRPKLIIRMAGLSALSLLAAFFAPNFALFAVASFLIGLLSIVPQIIIPYGAVLAGPAARGKTMGILLSGLLMGILLSRTVSGLLASWFSWRSVYLFALCLVGALTVLLYLKLPRTQGTLEKESTVSYLASLKSLPKLVKEQRLLREAAINGFFMFGTFSLFWSTLIFYISSPAYGWGTFEAGILAIFGLSGAVAAPIVGRLADSYSERRIVGMGLVMQTISFLALFIAGDYVAVLLVAIILLDVGNQFGQVANQSRVQGLGEATSNRNNTIFMFMYFIGGATGSLLGSMMWQHYGWVGVTVTGLIFQLCAFIFQYYFSTRRKNIQQSLDS; encoded by the coding sequence ATGGAAATGAATAAGCAAACACCGCTTTCGAAATCATTGATTTTATTATTAGCGATCACCTGTGGAGTAGTCGTCGCAAATATGTATTATATCCAACCAATTGGCACAAAAGTAGCGGCAAATTTATCAGTCAATACGAGTGCTGTGGGTTTGTTGACGATGCTGACTCAGTTAGGCTATGCATTAGGATTATTATTTTTAGTTCCATTAGGGGATGTTGTCGATCGACCTAAATTGATCATTCGCATGGCGGGATTATCTGCACTATCCTTATTAGCAGCCTTTTTCGCACCAAACTTTGCTCTATTTGCAGTTGCTTCTTTCTTGATTGGTCTACTATCGATCGTTCCGCAAATCATTATTCCTTACGGCGCCGTACTTGCAGGACCAGCAGCGCGAGGAAAAACCATGGGGATCTTATTGAGTGGTTTACTAATGGGCATCTTGCTCTCTCGAACTGTTTCAGGACTTCTTGCCAGTTGGTTTTCTTGGCGTAGTGTTTACCTATTTGCCCTTTGCCTAGTTGGAGCGCTCACTGTGCTACTCTATTTAAAATTACCGAGAACACAAGGAACGTTGGAAAAAGAGTCAACAGTCTCTTATCTTGCTTCACTAAAAAGCTTACCGAAACTCGTCAAAGAGCAACGATTGTTGCGTGAAGCTGCAATCAATGGCTTTTTTATGTTTGGAACGTTTTCGCTTTTTTGGTCAACGCTGATCTTTTATATCAGTAGTCCAGCCTATGGTTGGGGAACTTTTGAAGCAGGGATCTTGGCAATCTTTGGTTTGTCGGGAGCAGTAGCTGCGCCGATCGTGGGCCGCTTGGCGGATAGTTATTCAGAAAGAAGAATCGTTGGCATGGGCTTAGTGATGCAGACAATCAGTTTCCTAGCCTTATTCATTGCTGGTGATTATGTTGCTGTCCTATTAGTTGCAATCATTTTATTAGATGTTGGGAACCAGTTCGGGCAAGTAGCGAATCAAAGCAGAGTACAAGGTCTTGGCGAAGCAACAAGTAACCGCAACAACACGATTTTTATGTTTATGTACTTTATCGGTGGAGCAACAGGCTCTTTATTAGGCTCAATGATGTGGCAGCATTATGGTTGGGTAGGTGTGACTGTTACGGGACTGATTTTCCAATTGTGCGCGTTTATTTTTCAATACTATTTCTCTACTCGCAGAAAAAACATCCAACAATCACTAGATTCCTAA
- the rplL gene encoding 50S ribosomal protein L7/L12 has protein sequence MALNIENIVAELKEATILELNDLVKAIEEEFGVSAAAPVAAVAAGGGAAAEEQTEFTVELTAAGDQKVKVIKAVREATGLGLKEAKAVVDGAPAPVKEGVSKEEAEELKAKLEEVGASVTVK, from the coding sequence ATGGCATTGAACATTGAAAACATCGTTGCTGAGTTAAAAGAAGCAACTATCCTAGAACTTAACGACCTAGTTAAAGCTATTGAAGAAGAATTTGGCGTATCTGCTGCTGCTCCTGTAGCTGCAGTTGCTGCTGGTGGCGGTGCTGCTGCTGAAGAACAAACTGAATTCACTGTAGAATTAACTGCAGCTGGAGACCAAAAAGTTAAAGTTATCAAAGCAGTTCGTGAAGCAACTGGCTTAGGCTTGAAAGAAGCTAAAGCTGTAGTTGATGGCGCTCCTGCACCAGTTAAAGAAGGCGTTTCTAAAGAAGAAGCTGAAGAATTAAAAGCTAAACTTGAAGAAGTTGGCGCTTCTGTAACAGTTAAATAA
- the rplK gene encoding 50S ribosomal protein L11 — protein MAKKVEKIVKLQIPAGKATPAPPVGPALGQAGINIMGFTKEFNARTADQAGLIIPVVISVYEDRSFTFVTKTPPAAVLLKKAAKIEKGSGEPNKNKVAKVSSDQVKEIAELKMEDLNAANVEAAMRMVEGTARSMGITVE, from the coding sequence GTGGCAAAGAAAGTAGAAAAAATCGTTAAATTGCAAATTCCTGCAGGTAAAGCAACTCCAGCTCCCCCAGTAGGTCCTGCACTAGGTCAAGCGGGTATCAATATCATGGGATTCACAAAAGAATTCAATGCTCGTACAGCTGATCAAGCAGGTTTGATCATTCCAGTTGTGATTTCTGTATACGAAGACCGTTCATTCACATTCGTTACAAAAACACCACCAGCTGCAGTATTATTGAAAAAAGCAGCGAAAATCGAAAAAGGTTCAGGCGAACCAAACAAAAATAAAGTTGCTAAAGTTTCTAGCGATCAAGTAAAAGAAATCGCTGAATTAAAAATGGAAGACCTAAACGCAGCTAACGTTGAAGCAGCAATGCGCATGGTTGAAGGAACTGCACGAAGCATGGGGATCACTGTAGAATAA
- the rplJ gene encoding 50S ribosomal protein L10: MSEAIIAKKAAIVDEVSAKFTEAASVVVVDYRGLTVDEVTRLRKQLREANVEMKVIKNSILSRAAKKAGLEGMDEVFTGPTAVAFSNEDVVAPAKIMDEFAKEAKALEIKGGIIEGKVSTLEEITALAKLPNREGLLSMLLSVLQAPVRNVAYAVKAVADKEDGDAA; the protein is encoded by the coding sequence ATGAGTGAAGCAATTATCGCAAAAAAAGCAGCAATCGTTGACGAAGTAAGTGCAAAATTTACTGAAGCAGCTTCTGTAGTCGTAGTTGACTACCGTGGATTAACTGTTGATGAAGTAACTCGCTTACGTAAACAACTTCGTGAAGCTAACGTTGAAATGAAAGTTATCAAAAACTCAATCCTTTCACGTGCAGCGAAAAAAGCCGGCCTAGAAGGCATGGACGAAGTTTTCACTGGCCCTACAGCCGTTGCATTCAGTAACGAAGATGTAGTAGCACCAGCGAAAATCATGGACGAATTTGCTAAAGAAGCAAAAGCATTAGAAATCAAAGGCGGTATTATCGAAGGTAAAGTATCTACATTGGAAGAAATCACAGCATTGGCAAAATTGCCAAACCGCGAAGGACTTCTATCTATGTTGCTATCTGTACTACAAGCGCCAGTCCGCAACGTGGCTTACGCTGTCAAAGCAGTCGCAGACAAAGAAGATGGAGATGCAGCTTAA
- a CDS encoding TVP38/TMEM64 family protein yields the protein MKKQYIRNTLIGLGLLLILFVGYQLYLEYRPDIHLLLDPRASRKEWMREIRSHGVSAAFILTLLIGLMCAVPGIPTSVIGVVVGLSYGPFLGTVINVTGNALGNILSIVLMQHLSFMDHSKKENRWVKAIRRMKHPKIGVMIGYMVPVIPSSVVNFAATSLNLSVRELLLSILIGVVPSSLLYACGGEALFHGEHIKALVLVASVLVLTVLVVIIYRDRRKHLVK from the coding sequence ATGAAAAAGCAATATATACGTAATACACTGATTGGTTTAGGATTACTGCTGATTTTGTTTGTTGGCTATCAACTTTATTTAGAGTATCGACCAGATATCCACTTATTGCTAGATCCACGGGCAAGTCGCAAAGAATGGATGCGAGAAATTCGTTCACACGGAGTATCTGCTGCGTTTATTTTGACGTTATTGATCGGTTTGATGTGTGCGGTGCCAGGTATTCCTACTTCTGTGATCGGTGTGGTCGTCGGCCTAAGTTATGGTCCATTTCTAGGAACAGTTATCAATGTAACAGGCAATGCACTTGGAAATATCTTATCGATCGTTTTGATGCAACATTTATCCTTTATGGATCATAGTAAAAAAGAGAATCGTTGGGTCAAAGCAATACGTCGGATGAAGCATCCAAAAATAGGAGTCATGATCGGCTATATGGTACCGGTGATTCCGTCTTCTGTCGTGAACTTTGCCGCAACCTCCTTAAATCTTTCGGTTCGTGAGTTATTATTATCGATCCTTATCGGCGTAGTGCCATCTTCCCTTTTATATGCGTGTGGCGGAGAAGCATTGTTTCATGGGGAACATATAAAAGCACTTGTTTTGGTCGCTAGTGTGTTAGTTTTAACAGTATTGGTGGTCATTATCTATCGAGATCGAAGAAAACATTTAGTTAAATAA
- the nagB gene encoding glucosamine-6-phosphate deaminase yields MEIIRVKNAEEGGKKAFEIIKNGMENGAKVLGLATGSTPITLYKEMTSSDMDFSNMTSVNLDEYVGLGGSDDQSYRHFMNVELFDKKPFKETFVPDGKAADLDQACQSYDQIIEEHPIDIQILGIGQNGHIGFNEPGAPFDGKTSVVDLTESTINANKRFFDKVEDVPTKAVSMGIGSILNGKKIVLMAYGESKAEAINGMINGPVTTDMPASALQNHDDVIVIVDEAATSKL; encoded by the coding sequence ATGGAAATCATTCGTGTGAAAAATGCTGAAGAAGGCGGAAAAAAAGCTTTTGAGATAATTAAAAATGGAATGGAAAATGGTGCGAAAGTTCTAGGTTTAGCAACAGGGAGTACGCCAATCACTTTATATAAAGAAATGACTTCAAGCGACATGGATTTCAGTAACATGACTTCTGTTAACTTGGATGAGTATGTTGGATTAGGTGGCTCAGATGATCAAAGCTACCGCCATTTTATGAATGTTGAATTATTTGACAAGAAACCATTTAAAGAAACATTCGTACCTGATGGAAAAGCAGCTGATTTAGATCAAGCTTGTCAATCCTACGACCAAATCATTGAAGAACATCCAATCGATATCCAAATTTTAGGGATCGGTCAAAACGGTCACATCGGTTTTAATGAGCCTGGTGCTCCATTTGATGGAAAAACAAGTGTTGTCGATTTAACTGAATCAACAATCAATGCCAATAAACGTTTCTTTGATAAAGTGGAAGACGTCCCAACGAAAGCAGTTTCTATGGGAATCGGCTCAATTCTAAACGGTAAAAAAATCGTCTTGATGGCTTATGGCGAAAGTAAAGCAGAAGCAATCAATGGAATGATCAACGGACCTGTTACCACAGATATGCCAGCAAGTGCTTTGCAAAATCATGATGACGTGATAGTCATTGTTGATGAAGCAGCAACAAGCAAATTATAA
- a CDS encoding glycoside hydrolase family 88 protein — MGLQQTKDSLISISQSVDSAWLAKQIDWCCQKIEHNMTRYGLDFPSACATNGIYRIKPNDDWTNGFWTGMLWLAYEWTGKEKFLVRAMENIHSFKERLTTHHVLDHHDIGFLYSLSAGAGYRLTNSLLCKEELLQAADVLLARFQEKGQFIQAWGAYGDPKEYRLIIDSLINLPLLFQTSEISGNDHYREVAKKHYETVLRTVVRENATTFHTYYFDPSTGTPTHGATHQGNSDESIWARGQSWAVLGIPLNESYLKTSSLPTNYEAIVDVFLAHLPEDLVPYWDFDFTDEHPSDKDSSALAITACGLLEAANMEAYPQSEELAKGMLYQLGEHYTSLSEPDNEGLLLHGVYAHAEGKGIDEPNLWGDYFYLEALMRLAKPSWKKYW; from the coding sequence ATGGGATTACAACAAACAAAAGATTCCCTTATTTCCATAAGTCAGTCTGTCGATAGCGCCTGGCTAGCGAAGCAAATTGATTGGTGTTGCCAAAAAATCGAACATAATATGACACGCTACGGTCTAGATTTTCCGTCGGCTTGCGCAACAAATGGGATCTATCGGATCAAACCTAATGATGACTGGACGAATGGCTTTTGGACTGGCATGTTATGGTTGGCTTATGAATGGACTGGCAAAGAGAAATTTCTCGTACGTGCCATGGAAAATATCCATAGTTTCAAAGAGCGTTTAACCACACATCACGTGCTAGATCATCATGATATTGGTTTCTTATATAGTTTATCTGCTGGTGCAGGCTATCGGTTAACCAACAGCTTATTATGCAAAGAAGAATTGCTTCAAGCCGCAGATGTCTTACTTGCACGTTTTCAAGAAAAAGGACAATTTATCCAAGCCTGGGGCGCGTATGGCGATCCAAAAGAATATCGCTTGATCATCGATTCATTGATCAACTTACCTTTATTGTTCCAAACTTCTGAGATTTCAGGTAATGATCATTATCGAGAAGTAGCAAAGAAACATTACGAAACAGTGTTACGTACCGTTGTTAGAGAAAACGCAACAACTTTCCATACGTATTATTTTGATCCTTCAACCGGTACACCAACTCACGGTGCCACACATCAGGGAAATAGCGATGAGTCGATTTGGGCACGTGGCCAAAGTTGGGCTGTTCTTGGGATTCCTTTAAATGAAAGTTATTTAAAAACTTCGTCTTTACCTACAAATTATGAAGCAATCGTGGATGTCTTTTTGGCACATTTGCCAGAAGACCTTGTTCCTTATTGGGATTTTGATTTCACAGATGAACATCCTTCTGACAAAGATAGTTCAGCCTTAGCGATCACCGCCTGTGGATTATTAGAAGCCGCAAATATGGAAGCGTATCCTCAGTCTGAAGAATTAGCGAAAGGAATGCTCTACCAATTAGGCGAACATTACACATCTTTGTCCGAACCTGATAATGAAGGTCTATTACTACATGGCGTATATGCCCATGCAGAAGGTAAAGGAATCGATGAACCTAATCTTTGGGGCGATTATTTCTATCTAGAAGCTCTGATGCGTTTAGCAAAACCCTCGTGGAAAAAATATTGGTAA
- a CDS encoding AI-2E family transporter has product MYSRFKESKLLFWTVELVLTIIGVFFILRMPNVFHPILRMASAIIMPLIIAGFFYYMFNPVVLFLEKHRVPRVLGYLLTLIVLLVIVFLTIMNILPQLVDQAVQLTRSIPAYADETSRWLTEIMQREEFRSLNLEEQFASANLSLSNLFNILLVSLTGSVSRILSFMMQFFILLFTVPFILLFMFKDGHKFIDALSPFFPQAIRGELRQTVRELNETLSAYISSTIVDAVIIGVMSFIAMTIFKQPYSLLLAVVCGVTNIIPYVGPFIGAVPAIIVGLFISPFQALYMALSILVIQQLDGNVIKPLLFGKTMNIHPLTIILVLIGAGSVAGIMGMLICIPVYAVIKTLVLNIRKIYLLRKFEQVPAEEQPKKIELEHE; this is encoded by the coding sequence ATGTATTCAAGGTTCAAAGAGTCAAAATTGTTATTTTGGACAGTGGAATTAGTCTTAACGATTATTGGCGTTTTCTTTATTTTACGTATGCCAAATGTGTTTCACCCGATTTTAAGAATGGCATCTGCAATCATTATGCCGTTGATCATTGCTGGATTTTTCTATTACATGTTTAATCCAGTTGTCTTGTTTTTAGAAAAACATCGAGTACCACGCGTGTTGGGCTATCTATTGACATTGATCGTTTTATTAGTGATCGTCTTTTTGACCATCATGAACATCTTGCCTCAATTGGTTGATCAAGCAGTGCAATTAACCAGAAGTATCCCTGCATATGCAGACGAAACAAGTCGTTGGTTGACTGAGATCATGCAAAGAGAAGAGTTTCGTTCATTGAATCTAGAAGAACAGTTTGCGTCTGCCAACTTGTCGTTGAGCAACTTGTTCAATATCTTGTTGGTTAGTCTGACAGGGAGCGTTTCAAGAATTCTTTCTTTTATGATGCAATTCTTTATTTTATTGTTTACTGTCCCATTCATCTTATTATTTATGTTCAAAGATGGACATAAATTTATCGATGCGTTATCGCCTTTCTTTCCTCAAGCAATTCGAGGAGAATTACGCCAAACGGTCAGAGAGTTGAATGAAACACTATCTGCTTATATCAGTAGCACGATTGTGGATGCAGTGATCATTGGCGTGATGAGTTTTATTGCAATGACGATTTTCAAGCAGCCGTATAGTTTGTTGCTGGCAGTCGTTTGCGGAGTGACGAATATCATACCGTACGTTGGCCCTTTTATTGGTGCAGTACCAGCTATTATTGTCGGACTGTTTATTTCGCCATTTCAAGCACTCTACATGGCGTTATCCATTCTTGTTATCCAACAATTGGATGGCAATGTGATCAAGCCATTACTCTTCGGAAAAACAATGAACATTCATCCACTAACGATCATTTTAGTATTGATCGGTGCAGGAAGTGTTGCTGGCATCATGGGAATGTTGATCTGTATCCCTGTGTATGCGGTGATCAAAACATTAGTATTGAATATTCGTAAGATTTATTTATTGCGGAAGTTTGAACAAGTTCCAGCAGAAGAACAACCCAAGAAAATTGAATTAGAACATGAATAA
- the rplA gene encoding 50S ribosomal protein L1: MAKKSKKMQEALKKVDSSKVYSVAEAVALAKETNIAKFDATVEVAYRLNVDPKKADQQIRGAVVLPNGTGKTQTVLVFAKGDKAKEAEAAGADFVGDDDMVQKIQNGWFDFDVVVATPDMMATVGRLGRVLGPKGLMPNPKTGTVTMDVTKAINEVKAGKVTYRVDKAGNIHVPIGKVSFDNEKLVENFAAIHDVLVKAKPSAAKGQYMKNITVTTTFGPGIHVDQASF; the protein is encoded by the coding sequence ATGGCTAAAAAGAGCAAAAAAATGCAAGAAGCATTGAAAAAAGTGGATTCAAGTAAAGTTTATTCTGTCGCTGAAGCAGTAGCATTAGCGAAAGAAACAAACATTGCAAAATTTGATGCAACAGTTGAAGTTGCATACCGTCTAAACGTAGACCCTAAAAAAGCAGACCAACAAATTCGTGGAGCTGTTGTATTACCAAACGGAACTGGTAAAACACAAACTGTTTTAGTATTTGCTAAAGGAGACAAAGCAAAAGAAGCTGAAGCAGCTGGTGCAGACTTCGTTGGTGACGACGACATGGTTCAAAAAATCCAAAACGGATGGTTTGACTTTGACGTAGTTGTTGCAACACCTGACATGATGGCTACTGTTGGTCGTCTAGGACGTGTATTAGGACCTAAAGGCTTAATGCCAAACCCTAAAACTGGTACTGTAACAATGGACGTAACAAAAGCAATCAACGAAGTAAAAGCTGGTAAAGTAACTTACCGCGTTGACAAAGCTGGAAACATCCACGTACCAATCGGTAAAGTTTCTTTCGACAACGAAAAATTAGTTGAAAACTTTGCTGCGATCCATGATGTATTAGTGAAAGCTAAACCATCTGCAGCTAAAGGTCAATACATGAAAAACATTACTGTAACAACAACATTTGGACCTGGTATCCATGTAGACCAAGCTTCTTTCTAA